A stretch of Ipomoea triloba cultivar NCNSP0323 chromosome 11, ASM357664v1 DNA encodes these proteins:
- the LOC115996407 gene encoding uncharacterized protein LOC115996407: MELLAAKINSAAAILLLLLLVAAAPWPRATAAGVDSLVYDIDYRGPETHSNNIPPPNRGGGRHNFRRRPIAAARHKSKGVRASKGGRNGKKK; encoded by the exons ATGGAGCTTCTCGCTGCTAAGATCAACTCCGCCGCGGCcattctcctcctcctccttctcgTCGCCGCCGCGCCGTGGCCAAGGGCCACGGCGGCGGGCGTTGATTCCTTGGTCTACGATATCGATTACCGGGGGCCGGAAACCCACTCAAATAACATCCCTCCGCCGAATAGAGGCGGCGGGAGGCACAACTTTCGCCGGCGGCCGATCGCGGCGGCGCGTCACAAATCCAAGGGCGTGAGAGCGAGTAAGGGTGGACGTAAT gGGAAGAAGAAGTAA
- the LOC115996416 gene encoding uncharacterized protein LOC115996416: protein MWQVALGAAFAAGSGFLAKRLINPPSTQNDQESSDQPKHQNGLSSSNFVDQDSNFTGEVGAKEESLGDQSIFRFSSSPGSERGPSKKSGCGCGSSRNKQGNVEGFKRNNDGRMVKKKKGGVVGLDHRCSGSGKKFYVCLKKRKTSKTAPGKCDSCSSNKGNSVFGWGLGIGMMCMMSARGAEISKLNVAMDETSKVVEGLKDELSRRITSHNLRGSKSEVGKFSGDIKEERMEPAFVKLCSENRNGKRIFSFPVTEEGEYASSVLTEELLPEAREMDQLEAELESELQKLDGSGFEVRANIYENGDLAEAFHQGDEDMNSYELNGVPPSELHQKLSQVLIEQQESQIVELESELQRSHRKLHEKEAELQALKDCVRRLTDFSLASASDEDAEHSRIIVDNEEKQNMGGDFRKLMVGSKRTSMEF from the exons ATGTGGCAAGTTGCTTTGGGGGCAGCATTTGCAGCAGGATCTGGGTTTCTAGCTAAAAGGCTAATCAATCCACCCTCCACCCAAAATGACCAAGAATCTTCTGATCAACCCAAACACCAAAATGGTCTCAGCTCATCCAATTTTGTTGACCAAGATTCAAATTTTACTGGTGAAGTTGGGGCAAAGGAGGAGTCTTTGGGTGATCAATCAATCTTTAGGTTTTCCAGTTCTCCAGGTTCAGAAAGAGGGCCCAGCAAGAAAAGTGGGTGTGGGTGTGGGTCTAGCAGGAACAAGCAGGGAAATGTGGAGGGGTTTAAGAGAAATAATGATGGGAGGatggtgaagaagaagaagggtggAGTGGTGGGGTTGGATCATAGATGCAGTGGCAGTGGGAAGAAGTTCTATGTTTGCTTGAAGAAGAGAAAAACCAGCAAAACTGCTCCAGGAAAATGTGACTCTTGTTCTTCCAATAAAG gaaattcaGTTTTTGGTTGGGGTCTTGGTATTGGAATGATGTGCATGATGTCAGCTCGGGGAGCTGAAATCAGTAAGCTCAATGTTGCAATGGACGAGACCTCGAAGGTTGTTGAGGGATTGAAGGATGAACTTTCTCGAAGAATAACTTCACACAATCTACGTGGTTCTAAATCTGAGGTTGGAAAATTTTCGGGGGATATCAAGGAAGAGCGTATGGAGCCTGCGTTTGTTAAGTTATGCAGCGAGAATCGAAATGGCAAGAGAATCTTCAGCTTTCCTGTAACCGAGGAAGGTGAATACGCGAGTAGCGTTCTTACAGAGGAGCTGCTGCCTGAAGCTCGGGAAATGGATCAGCTCGAAGCAGAACTCGAATCTGAGCTGCAGAAACTTGATGGTTCTGGCTTTGAAGTAAGAGCAAATATTTACGAG AATGGAGATTTGGCTGAAGCGTTTCACCAGGGCGACGAAGATATGAATTCCTACGAACTCAACGGGGTTCCTCCCTCTGAACTGCACCAGAAACTGTCCCAAGTACTCATCGAGCAACAAGAAAGCCAGATCGTGGAGTTAGAATCTGAGCTGCAAAGGTCGCATCGCAAACTCCACGAGAAAGAAGCCGAGCTCCAAGCACTCAAGGACTGTGTTCGTCGCCTCACCGACTTTTCTTTAGCCTCTGCTTCAG ATGAAGATGCAGAGCATTCAAGAATCATTGTTGACAATGAGGAGAAGCAGAATATGGGTGGTGATTTTAGGAAATTAATGGTTGGGAGCAAAAGAACATCAATGGAGTTTTGA